One stretch of Variovorax sp. TBS-050B DNA includes these proteins:
- a CDS encoding helix-turn-helix transcriptional regulator gives MSTTVDLVQALKNELKSARMTYADLARSLDMAESSVKRMLAKSDMPLSRVDAICRALKIDFAELARRVADAQPLLKELTHEQERAVVKDKKLLLVAISVLSQWTLEQIVAAYRISEAECIGFFAQLDRIGIIELRPLNRYRLKLAKTFRWRPHGPVMDFFRENVVLDYYRGGFDGPAEGLLLVHGSISRSLAPAFLERLQRVAQDFAQQHQTDQKLSPSDREGYTLLLGMRNWEFEAFTRLRRS, from the coding sequence ATGAGCACCACCGTCGACCTCGTCCAGGCCCTGAAGAACGAACTCAAGAGCGCGCGCATGACCTACGCCGACCTGGCGCGCTCGCTCGACATGGCGGAATCCAGTGTCAAGCGGATGCTGGCCAAGAGCGACATGCCGCTGTCGCGGGTCGATGCGATCTGCCGTGCGCTGAAGATCGATTTCGCCGAGCTCGCGCGCCGCGTGGCCGACGCCCAGCCGCTGCTGAAGGAACTCACCCACGAGCAGGAACGCGCGGTCGTCAAGGACAAGAAGCTGCTGCTGGTGGCGATCAGCGTGCTGAGCCAGTGGACCCTGGAGCAGATCGTGGCGGCCTACCGGATCAGCGAGGCCGAGTGCATCGGCTTCTTCGCGCAGCTCGACCGCATCGGCATCATCGAGCTGCGGCCGCTCAACCGCTACCGGCTCAAGCTCGCCAAGACCTTCCGCTGGCGGCCGCACGGCCCGGTGATGGATTTCTTCCGCGAGAACGTGGTGCTCGACTACTACCGCGGCGGTTTCGACGGCCCGGCCGAGGGGCTGCTGCTGGTGCACGGCTCCATCAGCCGCTCGCTCGCGCCGGCCTTCCTCGAGCGGCTGCAGCGCGTGGCGCAGGACTTCGCGCAGCAGCACCAGACCGACCAGAAGCTGTCACCCAGCGACCGCGAGGGCTACACGCTGCTGCTCGGGATGCGCAACTGGGAATTCGAAGCCTTCACCCGGCTGCGGCGGAGCTGA
- the rimI gene encoding ribosomal protein S18-alanine N-acetyltransferase, with amino-acid sequence MSAVLQSVEARLEPLTVERLDAVCAVEQTAYSHPWTRANFIDSMAVGYHCQCLLAPAVAPGLATPVTGFGETLIGYFVAMKGVEEVHLLNITVAPAFQRQGWAPLMLEALTGWSRAQAAQWLWLEVRESNRRALDIYMRHGFRSVGVRKGYYPALDGKREDAVVMSLRLNESGTAWGALR; translated from the coding sequence ATGAGCGCCGTTCTTCAATCCGTCGAGGCCCGCCTGGAGCCGCTCACCGTCGAGCGGCTCGATGCCGTCTGCGCGGTCGAGCAGACCGCCTACAGCCATCCGTGGACGCGCGCCAACTTCATCGACTCGATGGCCGTCGGCTACCACTGCCAGTGCCTGCTCGCGCCCGCGGTCGCGCCGGGCCTGGCCACGCCCGTCACCGGCTTCGGCGAGACGCTGATCGGCTACTTCGTGGCGATGAAGGGTGTGGAAGAGGTGCATCTGCTCAACATCACCGTGGCGCCGGCCTTCCAGCGCCAGGGATGGGCGCCGCTGATGCTGGAGGCGCTCACCGGCTGGTCGCGCGCCCAGGCCGCCCAGTGGCTCTGGCTGGAGGTGCGCGAAAGCAACCGGCGCGCGCTCGACATCTACATGCGCCACGGCTTCCGGAGCGTCGGCGTGCGCAAGGGCTACTACCCCGCGCTCGACGGCAAGCGCGAGGACGCCGTGGTCATGAGCCTGCGGCTCAACGAATCCGGCACGGCCTGGGGGGCGCTGCGATGA
- the tgt gene encoding tRNA guanosine(34) transglycosylase Tgt, with protein sequence MTDTTTALPRLKFDLLKTDPESRARRGTLTLNHGVVQTPIFMPVGTYGTVKGVMPRSLEEMGAQIILGNTFHLWMRPGLDVMAGFGGLHGFEKWNKPILTDSGGFQVWSLGAMRKISEEGVKFASPVNGDKLFLTPEVSMQIQTILNSDIVMQFDECTPYDTKGHITTEAEARSSMELSLRWAKRCQHEFERLANPNALFGIVQGGMFEGLREESLAALVEMDFPGYAIGGVSVGEPKEEMLRIMAHTPHRLPAHKPRYLMGVGTPEDLVQGVADGVDMFDCVMPTRNARNGTLFTRFGDLKMRNARHKNDPQPIDPSCTCHACAGTSGVSWNDGGREGFSRAYLHHLDRCAEMLGPMLTTIHNLHYYLNLMREIREALDAGTFAEFRARFKADRARGV encoded by the coding sequence ATGACCGACACCACCACCGCGCTGCCCCGCCTCAAGTTCGACCTGCTGAAGACCGACCCCGAGAGCCGTGCGCGCCGCGGCACGCTCACGCTCAACCATGGCGTGGTGCAGACGCCCATCTTCATGCCCGTGGGCACCTACGGCACCGTCAAGGGCGTGATGCCGCGCAGCCTCGAGGAGATGGGCGCGCAGATCATCCTGGGCAACACCTTCCATCTCTGGATGCGCCCGGGCCTGGACGTGATGGCGGGCTTCGGCGGGCTGCACGGCTTCGAGAAATGGAACAAGCCGATCCTCACCGACTCGGGCGGCTTCCAGGTGTGGTCGCTGGGCGCGATGCGCAAGATCAGCGAGGAGGGCGTGAAGTTCGCGTCGCCTGTCAACGGCGACAAGCTGTTCCTCACGCCCGAGGTCTCGATGCAGATCCAGACCATCCTCAACAGCGACATCGTGATGCAGTTCGACGAGTGCACGCCCTACGACACCAAGGGCCACATCACGACCGAGGCCGAGGCGCGCAGCTCGATGGAACTGAGCCTGCGCTGGGCGAAGCGCTGCCAGCACGAGTTCGAGCGGCTCGCGAACCCCAACGCACTGTTCGGCATCGTGCAGGGCGGCATGTTCGAGGGCCTGCGCGAGGAATCGCTCGCCGCGCTGGTGGAAATGGATTTCCCCGGCTACGCCATCGGCGGCGTGAGCGTGGGCGAGCCGAAGGAAGAGATGCTGCGCATCATGGCCCACACGCCGCACCGGCTGCCCGCGCACAAGCCGCGCTACCTGATGGGCGTGGGCACGCCCGAGGACCTGGTGCAGGGCGTGGCGGACGGCGTCGACATGTTCGACTGCGTAATGCCCACGCGCAATGCGCGCAACGGCACGCTGTTCACGCGCTTCGGCGACCTGAAGATGCGCAACGCGCGCCACAAGAACGACCCGCAGCCCATCGACCCGAGCTGCACCTGCCATGCCTGCGCGGGCACTTCGGGCGTAAGCTGGAACGACGGCGGGCGCGAGGGCTTCAGCCGCGCCTACCTGCACCACCTCGACCGCTGCGCCGAGATGCTCGGGCCGATGCTCACGACCATCCACAACCTGCACTACTACCTGAACCTGATGCGCGAGATCCGCGAGGCGCTCGACGCGGGCACCTTCGCCGAATTCCGCGCCCGCTTCAAGGCCGACCGCGCGCGCGGCGTGTAG
- a CDS encoding MFS transporter → MTDPAAAAATTPAAPDANAHANQFALLRQRRFAPFFWTQFAGAANDNLFKFAFTVMVTYQLQLGWMPPAMAGLAIGALFILPFLLFSATAGQLTDKFDKTRMIRFVKNLEIAIMLIAAWGFVRADAVVLLGCVFLMGLHSTLFGPVKFAYLPQVLDARELTGGNGMVEMGTFVAILLGQVAGGLLVALPQIGHTTVGAACVLLALVGRATAQAIPPAPATDPGLVINWNPFSETWRNLKLAHGNIVVFRSLLGISWMWFFGAVFLSQFPSFAKEVLHGDEQVASLLLVVFSVGIGIGSLLCETLSRRQVEIGLVPLGAIGMSVFAIDLYFASRALPPAAGTGLAAFLGQSAHWRVMADLALLSLFAGLYSVPMYALIQLRSQPTHRARIIAANNILNALFMIGSSVIAGALLGAGFTIPQIFLFTGIANAVVAFYIFMLVPEYLLRFVAWVLSHFVYRFEIKGEEHIPTEGAAVLVCNHVSFIDAILLMAASPRPIRFIMDHRIFKVPVLGWLFKLAKAIPIAPQKEDPAAYEAAFARALAVLREGDLLAIFPEGAITRDGQLQPFKGGVVKIVESARAEGLEPPVIPMALTNLWGSYFSRIELRGGQNVAMAKPFRRGFFSRVGLHVGHAVPPVEVQPEALQRRVSGLFSAG, encoded by the coding sequence ATGACCGATCCCGCTGCTGCCGCCGCCACCACGCCCGCGGCCCCCGATGCGAACGCCCATGCCAACCAGTTCGCGCTTCTGCGGCAGCGGCGCTTCGCGCCCTTCTTCTGGACCCAGTTCGCGGGCGCGGCGAACGACAACCTGTTCAAGTTCGCGTTCACCGTGATGGTGACCTACCAGCTGCAGCTCGGCTGGATGCCGCCCGCGATGGCGGGCCTCGCGATCGGTGCGCTGTTCATCCTGCCGTTCCTGCTGTTCTCCGCCACCGCGGGGCAGCTCACCGACAAGTTCGACAAGACGCGGATGATCCGCTTCGTCAAGAACCTCGAGATCGCGATCATGCTGATCGCCGCCTGGGGCTTCGTGCGCGCCGACGCGGTGGTGCTGCTGGGCTGCGTGTTCCTCATGGGCCTGCATTCCACGCTCTTCGGTCCGGTCAAGTTCGCCTACCTGCCGCAGGTGCTCGATGCGCGCGAACTCACGGGCGGCAACGGCATGGTCGAGATGGGAACTTTCGTCGCGATCCTGCTCGGCCAGGTCGCGGGCGGGCTGCTGGTGGCGCTGCCGCAGATCGGCCACACCACCGTGGGGGCCGCCTGCGTGCTGCTGGCGCTGGTCGGGCGCGCCACGGCGCAGGCGATTCCGCCCGCACCCGCCACCGATCCGGGGCTGGTCATCAACTGGAACCCGTTCAGCGAGACCTGGCGCAACCTCAAGCTCGCGCACGGCAACATCGTGGTGTTCCGCTCGCTGCTCGGCATCTCGTGGATGTGGTTCTTCGGCGCCGTGTTCCTGAGCCAGTTCCCGAGCTTCGCGAAGGAGGTGCTGCACGGCGACGAACAGGTGGCCTCGCTGCTGCTGGTGGTGTTCTCGGTCGGCATCGGCATAGGTTCGCTGCTGTGCGAGACGCTGAGCCGGCGCCAGGTGGAGATCGGCCTCGTGCCGCTCGGGGCGATCGGCATGAGCGTGTTCGCGATCGACCTGTACTTCGCCTCGCGCGCGCTGCCGCCCGCCGCGGGCACGGGACTCGCCGCCTTCCTCGGCCAGTCGGCCCACTGGCGCGTGATGGCCGACCTGGCGCTGCTGTCGCTGTTCGCGGGCCTCTACAGCGTGCCGATGTACGCGCTGATCCAGCTGCGCAGCCAGCCCACGCACCGCGCGCGCATCATCGCGGCCAACAACATCCTCAATGCGCTCTTCATGATCGGCAGCTCCGTGATCGCGGGTGCGCTGCTCGGCGCGGGCTTCACGATCCCGCAGATCTTCCTGTTCACCGGCATCGCCAACGCGGTGGTCGCGTTCTACATCTTCATGCTGGTGCCCGAGTACCTGCTGCGCTTCGTCGCCTGGGTGCTGTCGCACTTCGTCTACCGCTTCGAGATCAAGGGCGAGGAGCACATCCCGACCGAGGGCGCCGCGGTGCTGGTGTGCAACCACGTGAGCTTCATCGACGCGATCCTGCTGATGGCCGCGAGCCCGCGGCCGATCCGCTTCATCATGGACCACCGGATCTTCAAGGTGCCGGTGCTCGGCTGGCTGTTCAAGCTCGCCAAGGCGATCCCGATCGCGCCGCAGAAGGAAGACCCGGCGGCCTACGAGGCGGCCTTCGCGAGGGCGCTGGCCGTGCTGCGCGAGGGCGACCTGCTCGCGATCTTCCCCGAGGGTGCGATCACGCGCGACGGCCAGCTGCAGCCCTTCAAGGGCGGCGTGGTGAAGATCGTCGAGAGCGCGCGCGCCGAAGGCTTGGAGCCGCCGGTGATCCCGATGGCGCTGACCAACCTCTGGGGCTCGTACTTCAGCCGCATCGAACTGCGCGGCGGCCAGAACGTGGCCATGGCCAAGCCCTTCCGCCGCGGCTTCTTCAGCCGCGTGGGCCTGCACGTCGGCCACGCCGTGCCGCCGGTCGAGGTGCAGCCGGAGGCGCTGCAGCGGCGCGTGAGCGGCCTGTTCAGCGCCGGCTGA
- a CDS encoding PQQ-dependent sugar dehydrogenase has product MSTFAFRFLVAALACAAALLLPLAAQARGYTPQGRCGDYARLDIASPAGTCVALLADEAEGLRAPRRILEVAPGRYWVVDMGSWEPRRGRLLEMTLPTDGLAPRRARFSVLAERLDRPLGLVIGPDGKVYVGESNAIWRTPVPAPGGALQRETLIEGLPGDGTHPLKELAFAPDGRLYVNVGSDSDACRDAARQYPLPCPDRAGPTPRAAVYEAVFAGPERKLQSFKPFATGLRNSVALTVLPDGPAKGTVLQGENSIDYEEVGQPPEELNRLQAGRDYGWPYCVGNRQAARGYENRYDCKATEAPLMLWPAHAAPLQMITGPAGSRFAGQLLVAWRGHQPPGHRVVGFKLDARGLPAGKPIEWLAGWAPKAGVRPMGRPTGITVDRQGRLLAVEDFNRTILMLLPDAGSAPRQ; this is encoded by the coding sequence ATGAGCACCTTTGCCTTCCGCTTCCTGGTCGCCGCGCTCGCCTGCGCCGCGGCCCTGCTCCTTCCGCTCGCGGCCCAGGCGCGCGGCTACACGCCACAGGGCCGCTGCGGCGACTACGCACGCCTCGACATCGCGAGCCCCGCGGGCACCTGCGTCGCGCTGCTGGCCGACGAGGCCGAGGGCCTGCGCGCGCCGCGCCGCATCCTCGAGGTGGCGCCGGGCCGCTACTGGGTCGTCGACATGGGCTCGTGGGAGCCGCGCCGCGGCCGGCTGCTCGAGATGACGCTGCCCACGGACGGCCTCGCGCCGCGGCGCGCGCGCTTCAGCGTGCTGGCCGAGCGGCTCGACCGGCCGCTCGGGCTGGTGATCGGTCCCGACGGCAAGGTCTACGTCGGCGAATCGAACGCGATCTGGCGCACGCCGGTCCCCGCGCCGGGCGGCGCGCTGCAGCGCGAGACGCTGATCGAAGGGCTGCCCGGCGACGGCACCCATCCGCTCAAGGAACTGGCCTTCGCGCCCGACGGGCGGCTCTACGTCAACGTCGGCTCCGACTCCGACGCCTGCCGCGACGCGGCGAGGCAGTACCCGCTGCCCTGCCCCGACCGTGCCGGCCCGACGCCGCGCGCGGCGGTCTACGAGGCCGTGTTCGCGGGGCCGGAGCGCAAGCTGCAGAGCTTCAAGCCCTTCGCCACCGGCCTGCGCAACTCGGTCGCGCTGACCGTGCTGCCCGACGGCCCGGCCAAGGGCACGGTGCTGCAGGGCGAGAACTCGATCGACTACGAGGAGGTCGGCCAGCCGCCCGAGGAACTCAACCGCCTGCAGGCCGGCCGCGACTACGGCTGGCCCTACTGTGTGGGCAACCGGCAGGCCGCGCGCGGCTACGAGAACCGGTACGACTGCAAGGCCACCGAGGCGCCGCTGATGCTCTGGCCCGCGCATGCCGCGCCGCTGCAGATGATCACCGGCCCCGCGGGCAGCCGCTTCGCGGGCCAGTTGCTGGTGGCCTGGCGCGGCCACCAGCCGCCGGGCCATCGCGTGGTGGGCTTCAAGCTCGATGCGCGCGGCCTGCCTGCGGGCAAGCCGATCGAATGGCTCGCGGGCTGGGCGCCCAAGGCCGGCGTGCGCCCGATGGGCCGCCCCACCGGCATCACCGTCGACCGGCAGGGCCGCCTGCTCGCGGTCGAGGACTTCAACCGAACCATCCTGATGCTGCTGCCGGACGCCGGCAGCGCCCCCCGCCAATGA
- a CDS encoding DMT family transporter — protein sequence MPALPRFSPRTLGIGAAVVTVLVWTAFIVIARASAGRSLSPFDLALARICGASLVLVPWGAWLVMKSRRQQDGTAASLFGLSPLSLRVTAAAGIFGGVAYASLAYSGFFFAPAGHAAVLMPGSLPLWTTLLAALVLHDRITPARAFGLALIVAGDLVVGGRSLLHAFEGGEVWKGDLLFMGAAFCWACYSVVARRHGLDAVRATIAITVFALLTYVPVYALLVAFGAVASRIGSAPWGELAFQMLFQGVGSVVISGISFTRMVQHFGPVRTTMITALVPGLSAFGAVIWLDEPLHWNLVAGLLLVTAGILFGVHKASAARRGPVGPVPAAAAGCRDA from the coding sequence ATGCCCGCCCTGCCCCGCTTCTCGCCCCGCACGCTCGGCATCGGCGCGGCCGTGGTCACGGTGCTGGTCTGGACCGCCTTCATCGTGATCGCCCGGGCCTCGGCCGGGCGCTCCCTCAGCCCCTTCGACCTCGCCCTCGCGCGCATTTGCGGCGCGAGCCTGGTGCTCGTGCCCTGGGGCGCCTGGCTGGTCATGAAGAGCCGCCGCCAGCAGGACGGCACGGCCGCGTCGCTGTTCGGCCTCTCGCCGCTGTCGCTGCGCGTGACGGCCGCCGCCGGCATCTTCGGCGGCGTGGCGTATGCCTCGCTCGCCTACAGCGGCTTCTTCTTCGCGCCGGCCGGCCATGCCGCGGTGCTGATGCCGGGCAGCCTGCCGTTGTGGACCACGCTGCTGGCCGCGCTGGTGCTGCACGACCGCATCACGCCGGCGCGCGCCTTCGGCCTCGCGCTGATCGTCGCCGGCGACCTGGTGGTCGGCGGGCGCAGCCTGCTGCATGCCTTCGAGGGCGGCGAGGTGTGGAAGGGCGACCTGCTCTTCATGGGCGCGGCCTTCTGCTGGGCCTGCTACAGCGTGGTGGCGCGCCGCCACGGGCTCGATGCGGTGCGCGCCACGATCGCCATCACCGTCTTCGCACTGCTGACCTACGTGCCGGTCTACGCGCTGCTGGTGGCCTTCGGCGCGGTCGCGAGCCGCATCGGCAGCGCGCCCTGGGGCGAGCTGGCGTTCCAGATGCTGTTCCAGGGCGTGGGCTCGGTGGTGATCTCGGGCATCAGCTTCACGCGGATGGTCCAGCACTTCGGCCCGGTGCGCACCACCATGATCACGGCGCTGGTGCCCGGCCTGTCGGCCTTCGGCGCGGTGATCTGGCTCGACGAGCCGCTGCACTGGAACCTCGTCGCCGGACTGCTGCTCGTGACCGCGGGCATCCTGTTCGGCGTGCACAAGGCGTCCGCCGCGCGCCGCGGGCCCGTGGGCCCCGTGCCGGCCGCCGCCGCGGGATGCCGCGATGCCTAG
- a CDS encoding serine endopeptidase has product MSKSLRLSEKWFRRGLWLVALVFASFLIGLGGTVVGDLPQVERALQLDDFIDRPAAEPLRSAIKASEQAELEASRELDQIQLQANAARQASANARETFGNWIATRRATAQPDQDPELISRTRALDALKQKEDELQRKLDAQRQIVLDARQSEQRARESLAVLERAAQEKLEAEYRRVELRVFGYRLALTLPLLVIAGWLFVKKRKSTYWPFAWGFILFALFAFFVELVPYLPSYGGYVRYVVGIVVTVLVGRYAILALNRYLARQKAAEQQPDPVRRQELSYDTALARLAKNVCPGCERPVDLKNTEIDFCPHCGIGLYDHCGHCSTRKSAFSKFCHACGTAASAAPQPG; this is encoded by the coding sequence ATGAGCAAGTCATTGCGTCTGTCCGAGAAATGGTTTCGCCGCGGGCTCTGGCTCGTGGCGCTGGTGTTCGCGAGCTTCCTGATCGGGCTCGGCGGCACGGTGGTGGGCGACCTGCCGCAGGTCGAGCGCGCGCTGCAGCTCGACGACTTCATCGACCGCCCCGCGGCCGAGCCGCTGCGCAGCGCCATCAAGGCGTCCGAGCAGGCCGAGCTCGAAGCCTCGCGCGAGCTCGACCAGATCCAGCTGCAGGCCAATGCCGCGCGGCAGGCCAGCGCCAATGCGCGCGAGACCTTCGGCAACTGGATCGCCACGCGGCGCGCCACCGCGCAGCCCGACCAGGACCCGGAGCTGATCTCGCGCACCCGCGCGCTCGATGCGCTCAAGCAGAAGGAAGACGAGCTGCAGCGCAAGCTCGACGCCCAACGGCAGATCGTGCTCGACGCGCGGCAGTCGGAGCAGCGTGCGCGCGAATCGCTCGCGGTGCTGGAGCGCGCGGCGCAGGAGAAGCTCGAGGCCGAGTACCGCCGCGTGGAACTGCGCGTGTTCGGCTACCGACTCGCGCTCACGCTGCCGCTGCTCGTGATCGCGGGCTGGCTGTTCGTGAAGAAGCGCAAGAGCACCTACTGGCCCTTCGCCTGGGGCTTCATTTTGTTCGCGCTGTTCGCCTTCTTCGTCGAGCTCGTGCCCTACCTGCCGAGCTACGGCGGCTACGTGCGCTACGTGGTGGGCATCGTGGTCACGGTGCTCGTGGGGCGCTACGCGATCCTCGCACTCAACCGCTACCTCGCGCGGCAGAAGGCGGCGGAGCAGCAGCCCGACCCGGTGCGGCGCCAGGAGCTCAGCTACGACACCGCGCTCGCGCGCCTCGCGAAGAACGTGTGCCCGGGCTGCGAGCGGCCGGTGGACCTGAAGAACACCGAGATCGACTTCTGCCCGCATTGCGGCATCGGCCTGTACGACCATTGCGGCCACTGCAGCACGCGCAAGAGCGCGTTCTCGAAGTTCTGCCACGCCTGCGGCACTGCGGCCTCGGCCGCGCCGCAGCCGGGCTGA
- a CDS encoding YiaA/YiaB family inner membrane protein — protein MQPFPSTTVSIQRDTRAWQLQVWTSFAIAVFLCATGLAWLPGEALDRAFMVMGYVFCLSTAFMLAKFVRDNQQVQAGGAATGRDVPMWRLVVWGSFFTAMGLTGWGLVRMEINEAYKAFLGVSWLFLISSAFTLAKTLRDRHEADLAEARLQGRRAARQEAAAGTGE, from the coding sequence ATGCAACCCTTCCCTTCCACCACCGTTTCGATCCAGCGCGACACGCGGGCCTGGCAGCTCCAGGTCTGGACCTCGTTCGCGATCGCCGTCTTCCTTTGCGCCACCGGCCTCGCCTGGCTGCCGGGCGAGGCGCTGGACCGTGCGTTCATGGTGATGGGCTACGTGTTCTGCCTCAGCACCGCCTTCATGCTCGCGAAGTTCGTGCGTGACAACCAGCAGGTGCAGGCCGGCGGCGCCGCCACCGGCCGCGACGTGCCGATGTGGCGTCTGGTCGTCTGGGGCAGCTTCTTCACCGCCATGGGCCTCACCGGCTGGGGCCTGGTGCGGATGGAGATCAACGAAGCCTACAAGGCCTTCCTCGGCGTGAGCTGGCTGTTCCTCATCAGTTCGGCCTTCACGCTCGCCAAGACGCTGCGCGACCGGCACGAGGCCGACCTGGCCGAGGCACGCCTGCAGGGCCGCCGCGCCGCACGCCAGGAAGCCGCCGCCGGCACGGGCGAATGA
- a CDS encoding DUF2145 domain-containing protein, with translation MKPLLLRALLALTLVAALPLQAQAGRSCQEARPTAASIVQGMQLAQRTAERLDASGARVVLLARAGQDLGKYGLRYSHMGIAYKTDEGPWRVVHKLNQCGTAVAALYRQGLGEFFLDDPWRYEAAWSVPAPQVQAQLLAALREPAARIARMNVAPYSIVSYAWGQKYQQSNQWAIETLAAAMEPATIASRAQAQAWLQFKGYQPTTLRLGPLTRLGGRVGSANVAFDDHPNDKRFSDRIETVTVDSVFEWLPRAGLGAAPVVLKL, from the coding sequence ATGAAGCCGCTGCTGCTTCGCGCGCTGCTTGCGCTCACGCTCGTGGCGGCCCTGCCGCTGCAGGCACAGGCCGGCCGCTCGTGCCAGGAGGCCAGGCCGACCGCGGCGTCCATCGTGCAGGGCATGCAGCTGGCCCAGCGCACCGCCGAGCGGCTCGACGCCAGCGGCGCCCGCGTGGTGCTGCTGGCGCGCGCCGGGCAGGACCTCGGCAAGTACGGCCTGCGCTATTCGCACATGGGCATCGCCTACAAGACCGACGAAGGCCCGTGGCGCGTGGTGCACAAGCTCAACCAGTGCGGCACGGCCGTGGCCGCGCTCTACCGCCAGGGGCTCGGCGAGTTCTTTCTCGACGATCCGTGGCGCTACGAGGCCGCCTGGTCGGTGCCCGCGCCGCAGGTGCAGGCGCAGCTGCTGGCCGCGCTGCGCGAGCCCGCGGCGCGCATCGCGCGGATGAACGTTGCGCCCTACAGCATCGTGAGCTACGCCTGGGGGCAGAAGTACCAGCAGTCGAACCAGTGGGCCATCGAGACGCTGGCCGCGGCCATGGAGCCCGCGACGATCGCCAGCCGCGCGCAGGCGCAGGCCTGGCTGCAGTTCAAGGGCTACCAGCCGACGACGCTGCGGCTCGGTCCGCTCACGCGGCTCGGCGGCCGCGTGGGCTCGGCCAACGTGGCCTTCGACGACCATCCGAACGACAAGCGCTTCTCGGACCGCATCGAGACCGTGACGGTCGATTCGGTGTTCGAATGGCTGCCGCGCGCGGGGCTGGGCGCCGCGCCGGTGGTGCTGAAGCTGTGA
- the pyrF gene encoding orotidine-5'-phosphate decarboxylase, with product MTFLDQLATAQRHNGSMLCVGLDPEPAKFPGALKGDAGRIYDFCARIVDATADLVIAFKPQIAYFAAHRAEAQLEQLMAHMRRNAPHVPVILDAKRGDIGSTAEQYAIEAFERYGADAVTLSPFMGFDSVAPYLKHEGKGAFLLCRTSNPGGSDLQGQRLAGIDGQPFLYEHVARLAQGPWNLNGQLGLVVGATYPAEIERVRELAPTVPLLIPGVGAQGGDAVATVRAGWRPEAPIIVNSSRAIIYASSGDDFAEAAKAAARAMRDTLESAKA from the coding sequence ATGACTTTCCTAGACCAGCTGGCCACCGCACAGCGACACAACGGTTCGATGCTCTGCGTGGGGCTCGACCCGGAGCCAGCCAAGTTCCCCGGCGCACTCAAGGGCGACGCCGGCCGCATCTACGACTTCTGCGCCCGCATCGTCGACGCGACCGCCGACCTCGTCATCGCCTTCAAGCCGCAGATCGCCTATTTCGCGGCGCACCGCGCCGAGGCCCAGCTCGAGCAGCTGATGGCGCACATGCGCCGCAACGCACCCCATGTGCCCGTGATCCTCGACGCCAAGCGCGGCGACATCGGCTCCACGGCCGAGCAGTACGCGATCGAGGCCTTCGAGCGCTACGGTGCCGACGCCGTGACGCTGTCGCCGTTCATGGGCTTCGACTCGGTGGCGCCGTACCTCAAGCACGAGGGCAAGGGCGCCTTCCTGCTCTGCCGCACCAGCAACCCCGGCGGCTCGGACCTGCAGGGCCAGCGCCTCGCGGGCATCGACGGCCAGCCCTTCCTCTACGAACACGTGGCCCGGCTCGCGCAGGGACCGTGGAACCTCAACGGCCAGCTCGGCCTCGTGGTGGGCGCGACCTACCCCGCCGAGATCGAGCGCGTGCGCGAACTCGCGCCCACCGTGCCGCTGCTGATCCCCGGCGTCGGCGCCCAGGGCGGCGATGCCGTCGCCACCGTGCGCGCCGGCTGGCGCCCCGAGGCGCCGATCATCGTGAACTCCTCGCGCGCGATCATCTACGCCTCGTCGGGCGACGATTTCGCCGAGGCCGCCAAGGCTGCCGCGCGCGCGATGCGCGACACGCTGGAGTCTGCAAAGGCCTGA
- a CDS encoding uracil-DNA glycosylase family protein: MNAVQTLQLDARRRAMLDEMGVKVWWPMPEAPAPAAAPAPAPVAAAEIAAPPVAAPRERPAADIPPAAPVAAPAPAPRPAAVPLAQGAAVLVEAPRRLYAEAGADAAQGGWLVVADMPPEADGRHGEPFAGDAGKLLDNMLRALRLHDGATPVHLMRTHRGVAAGRPGSPQPLGEAFAAHAAALAPRVVLAMGPLAAQSLMQSADPLGKLRGRAVPLALAGDGVAVVATYHPAYLLRNPADKARAWADLCVAAERWQAGP, from the coding sequence ATGAATGCGGTGCAGACCCTGCAGCTCGATGCGCGGCGCCGCGCGATGCTCGACGAGATGGGCGTGAAGGTCTGGTGGCCGATGCCCGAGGCGCCGGCACCTGCGGCCGCGCCGGCGCCCGCGCCGGTGGCGGCCGCCGAGATCGCGGCGCCGCCGGTGGCCGCGCCGCGCGAGCGGCCTGCCGCCGACATCCCGCCGGCCGCCCCCGTCGCCGCGCCGGCGCCCGCCCCGCGGCCCGCGGCCGTGCCGCTCGCGCAGGGCGCTGCCGTGCTCGTCGAGGCGCCGCGCCGCCTCTATGCCGAGGCCGGCGCCGACGCCGCGCAGGGCGGCTGGCTGGTCGTGGCCGACATGCCCCCCGAGGCCGACGGCCGCCATGGCGAGCCCTTCGCGGGCGATGCCGGCAAGCTGCTCGACAACATGCTGCGCGCGCTGCGGCTGCACGACGGCGCCACGCCGGTGCACCTGATGCGCACGCACCGCGGCGTGGCCGCCGGACGGCCCGGCAGCCCGCAGCCGCTGGGCGAAGCCTTCGCCGCGCATGCCGCCGCGCTCGCGCCGCGCGTGGTGCTCGCCATGGGTCCGCTCGCCGCGCAGAGCCTGATGCAGAGCGCCGATCCGCTCGGCAAGCTGCGCGGCCGCGCGGTGCCGCTCGCGCTCGCCGGCGACGGCGTCGCGGTGGTCGCCACCTACCACCCGGCCTACCTGCTGCGCAATCCGGCCGACAAGGCGCGCGCCTGGGCCGATCTCTGCGTCGCGGCGGAGCGGTGGCAGGCCGGTCCGTAA